The Geobacillus genomosp. 3 genome segment TCGTTCCACTCTTTCTATTCATTGTCGGAAAAAACGCCACTGGAGTCAGTTCCAGTGACGTTCCGGCCGGATGACATCCGGCGCGCGCGTATCGTCCCGTTACATCGTGAACGGCTGTCCGACTTTATATTCATCGGAAAGCACAAGAATCCCTTTTTCTTGCGGGGCGTTCGGCAGCCCAAGTTCGCGCGCCGAACAAATCATGCCGGATGACCGGACGCCGCGCAGTTCGCTTTCTTGAATGACCAGGCCGCTCGGCATGACGGCGCCGATTTTGGCGACGACGACTTTTTGCCCGGCGGCGACGTTCGGCGCCCCGCAGACGATTTGCAGCACTTCATCGCCGACATCGACTTGGCAGACGCTCAGCTTGTCGGCGTTCGGATGTTTCTCCTTTTCTTTTACGTATCCGACAACGAATTTCGGCGACAAATCGGCTTCAATCGGCTCGTTGAATCCGTTTTTCGCCAAAATGTCATTGATGACGCCAACGAGTTCTTCA includes the following:
- the ytpR gene encoding YtpR family tRNA-binding protein; its protein translation is MNVFYNREGIGDVLLVSFKPVAAEERAFAKQGDVVRIFSERSGETVGYNIFSASSYHPFSGSGPLDVNEELVGVINDILAKNGFNEPIEADLSPKFVVGYVKEKEKHPNADKLSVCQVDVGDEVLQIVCGAPNVAAGQKVVVAKIGAVMPSGLVIQESELRGVRSSGMICSARELGLPNAPQEKGILVLSDEYKVGQPFTM